The segment CACAGCCGTCTGTCGCCTGTGGTGACGGACGGCTGGCTTGCCCCCGATGAATGCCTTATGTAATGTTTGAATTCGGGGCTCACCCGATCCGATATCCGGAATGATCCGTAACGGATTGACCTGTCACGAGAAACCGATTTGCTTAATATACCGAAACATAATGACGTCCTGAAAAATGGCGATCTGAAATCCGGCACGGTCACCATGGAAACTGTGGGACGGCTGGCCGGTGTTTCGCAGGTGACGGTTTCACGTGCCCTGAATGATCCCAAAAAGGTCTCGGCAAACACGCTTAAACGCATTCAGGATGCGATTGAGCTGACCGGCTATGTTCCCAACATGGTGGCCGGTGCCCTGGCATCGAAACGCAGTCAGTTGATCGCGGCCCTTGTGCCATCGATTACCAATGTCATCTATTCCGACCTGATGCAGAATTTCATCGATGTCATTCGCGGGTCGGGCTACCACGTTCTTATGGCCGAAACCGGCTTTTCACAGGAAGAAGAACAGGCTGTTCTAACAACGATGCTCAGCCGCCGCCCCGATGGTATTCTTCTGACCGGTATCCACCATTCAGCAGGCTGCAAACGCATGTTGCTGGGGGCTGGCATCCCGGTCATCGAAGTGTGGGATACAACGGAATCCCCGATTGATGTCTGTATCGGCTTTTCCCATATCCGGGCTGGCGAAGAGATGGCGCAATTCGCGTTTGAACGCGGCTATCGCAATGCCATCGCTGTATCGGCGGGCGATGAACGCGCCCTCCGCCGCAAGGACGCATTCTGCACCCGTTTCGGAAAACTGACCGGCACAACACCGGGTGCTGTCTGTTTTGAAAGCGGTGCAACCATCGAACGTGGCCGCAACGGACTGGCACGCGCAATTGACGGTGGTTTTCGTAATGGTCTGGTGATGTGCAGTT is part of the Thalassospira lucentensis genome and harbors:
- a CDS encoding LacI family DNA-binding transcriptional regulator; this encodes MLNIPKHNDVLKNGDLKSGTVTMETVGRLAGVSQVTVSRALNDPKKVSANTLKRIQDAIELTGYVPNMVAGALASKRSQLIAALVPSITNVIYSDLMQNFIDVIRGSGYHVLMAETGFSQEEEQAVLTTMLSRRPDGILLTGIHHSAGCKRMLLGAGIPVIEVWDTTESPIDVCIGFSHIRAGEEMAQFAFERGYRNAIAVSAGDERALRRKDAFCTRFGKLTGTTPGAVCFESGATIERGRNGLARAIDGGFRNGLVMCSSDLLAHGVLIEAQSRGISVPGDIAVMGFGNQDFSAFTLPALTTVDIDRKHLGAQAANALVARIGNQELPSRSIDVGFQIIPRASA